The following proteins come from a genomic window of Flavobacterium eburneipallidum:
- a CDS encoding glycoside hydrolase family 43 protein gives MKNTLITLSLLTLITSCKTIKSDKVSASANGGNTTLTINNPIIKDKYTADPAALVYKDKVYLYAGHDQAPDDVNSYRMHEWLLYSSSDMVNWQEHPVPLKPADFTWAKGDAWASQVIERNGKFYWYVTVSHGTIHGKSIGIAVSDSPTGPFKDALGKALITNDMTTKTKISWDDIDPTVMIDDDGQAYLFWGNTVCNYVKLKENMIEFDGPIQTIDLPNFTEAPWIHKRKDWYYLSYAYQFPEKIAYAMSKSINGPWEYKGILNEVAGNSNTNHQAIIEFKGKDYFIYHNGSIPTHGGSFRRSVCVDRLYYNPDGTMKRVIMTSEGITK, from the coding sequence ATGAAAAACACACTCATTACCCTATCGCTTTTAACCCTCATTACGTCTTGTAAAACCATAAAATCGGATAAAGTTTCGGCTTCCGCCAATGGTGGAAATACAACATTGACTATCAACAATCCTATCATCAAAGACAAATACACTGCTGATCCAGCCGCATTGGTTTACAAAGACAAAGTCTATCTTTATGCAGGACATGACCAAGCTCCAGATGATGTCAACTCCTATCGAATGCACGAATGGTTGCTTTATTCCTCTTCGGACATGGTAAACTGGCAAGAACATCCTGTGCCTTTGAAACCAGCTGATTTTACTTGGGCAAAAGGCGACGCTTGGGCATCGCAAGTAATTGAACGCAACGGAAAATTCTATTGGTATGTTACCGTTTCACACGGAACCATTCACGGAAAATCTATAGGAATTGCTGTTTCAGACAGTCCAACTGGTCCTTTCAAAGATGCTCTAGGAAAAGCACTAATTACCAATGACATGACCACCAAAACCAAAATCAGTTGGGACGATATTGATCCAACTGTAATGATTGACGATGATGGTCAAGCCTATTTATTTTGGGGAAACACGGTTTGCAATTACGTGAAACTAAAAGAAAATATGATTGAATTTGATGGACCAATCCAAACCATTGACTTGCCTAATTTTACCGAAGCACCTTGGATTCACAAACGCAAGGATTGGTATTATTTGTCTTATGCCTACCAATTTCCAGAAAAAATCGCTTATGCTATGAGTAAATCCATCAATGGCCCTTGGGAATACAAAGGAATTTTGAATGAAGTAGCTGGGAATTCAAACACGAATCATCAGGCAATTATTGAATTTAAAGGGAAAGATTATTTTATTTACCACAACGGAAGCATTCCAACTCACGGAGGCAGTTTCAGAAGATCGGTTTGTGTTGATAGACTCTATTACAATCCCGATGGAACAATGAAAAGAGTAATTATGACTTCAGAAGGAATAACAAAGTAG
- a CDS encoding arabinan endo-1,5-alpha-L-arabinosidase encodes MKLYKYTQKPFLFLALLICCFSSAQDISVHDPVMIKQKDTYYLYCTGRGISVFSSKDLKNWTKEPAIFPEKPVWADAVAADFKNHIWAPDISFHNNTYYLYYSVSAFAKNTSAIGVTTNTTLDPKDPAYKWVDQGIVIQSIPNRDLWNAIDPNLTFDENNTPWLAFGSFWEGLKMVKLNPDLKSIAQPQEWHTIAKRKRTFELADSNPGDGALEAPFIFKKNDYYYQFLSWDLCCRGEKSTYKVVVGRSKTIAGPYVDKDGKSLNEGGGTLLIQGNENWFGAGHNSTYTFDGKDYIIYHAYDAKQNGKPMLQIKQLQWDANLWPIL; translated from the coding sequence ATGAAATTATACAAATACACCCAAAAGCCATTCCTTTTTCTAGCACTATTGATATGCTGTTTTTCGTCGGCGCAAGATATTTCCGTTCATGATCCTGTGATGATTAAGCAAAAAGACACTTATTATCTGTACTGCACCGGAAGAGGCATTAGCGTTTTTAGTTCCAAAGATTTAAAAAACTGGACGAAAGAACCAGCCATATTTCCAGAAAAACCGGTTTGGGCTGATGCTGTTGCTGCTGATTTCAAAAATCATATTTGGGCACCTGATATTTCTTTCCACAACAACACCTATTATTTGTATTATTCGGTTTCGGCTTTTGCCAAAAATACTTCGGCAATTGGCGTTACAACCAATACTACTTTAGACCCAAAAGACCCTGCTTACAAATGGGTCGATCAAGGAATTGTGATTCAATCCATTCCCAATCGTGATCTTTGGAACGCCATTGATCCCAACTTGACTTTCGACGAAAATAATACACCATGGCTGGCTTTCGGTTCTTTTTGGGAAGGATTGAAAATGGTCAAATTGAATCCAGATTTAAAATCAATTGCACAACCGCAAGAATGGCATACGATTGCCAAACGCAAAAGAACTTTCGAATTAGCCGACAGTAATCCTGGAGATGGTGCTCTTGAAGCTCCTTTCATTTTCAAAAAGAACGACTATTATTACCAATTTCTTTCTTGGGATTTGTGTTGCCGTGGCGAAAAAAGTACTTATAAAGTAGTGGTTGGAAGATCAAAAACTATAGCAGGTCCTTATGTTGACAAAGACGGAAAATCCTTGAATGAAGGTGGCGGAACTTTATTGATTCAAGGAAATGAAAATTGGTTTGGGGCTGGACACAACAGCACTTACACTTTTGACGGAAAAGATTACATCATCTACCATGCCTATGATGCCAAACAAAATGGAAAACCAATGCTACAAATAAAACAATTGCAATGGGATGCTAATTTATGGCCAATACTATAA